In the genome of Staphylococcus durrellii, one region contains:
- a CDS encoding DUF2197 domain-containing protein, with amino-acid sequence MMTVQCIICDTKVLIDKNTLEAKRLRNDPMHTFMCDECKSRLDSPKQRKQHVN; translated from the coding sequence ATGATGACAGTACAATGTATAATTTGTGATACAAAGGTACTTATCGATAAAAACACATTAGAAGCTAAACGTCTACGCAACGACCCTATGCACACTTTTATGTGCGATGAATGTAAAAGTCGTTTAGATTCTCCTAAGCAACGCAAACAACATGTAAATTAG
- a CDS encoding COX15/CtaA family protein, whose translation MFKKRNLKWLSVLATIIMALVQLGGALVTKTGSANGCGSDWPLCHGAFLPQNLPIQTIIELSHRAISGLSLIVVVWLSIIAWKHIGYIKEIKPLAVISISFLLIQALIGAAAVIWQQNGYILALHFGISLVSFSSVFVMTLIIFEVDRKYEADELYIRKPLRSLTWIMTGIVYLTIYTGALVRHKKASLAYGEWPLPFHDIIPHTEGDWINFIHRGMALITFIWILLTFIHALNNYHKNRTIRYGYTTAFILIILQVTTGALSVITHVNLIIALLHALIITILFGLITYFIVLMLRTIRSGG comes from the coding sequence TTGTTTAAGAAACGAAACCTAAAATGGTTATCGGTACTAGCTACTATTATAATGGCGCTAGTACAATTAGGTGGAGCGCTCGTTACTAAGACTGGTTCTGCTAACGGCTGTGGTTCTGACTGGCCATTATGCCACGGCGCTTTTCTGCCGCAAAATTTACCAATACAAACAATAATTGAATTAAGCCATCGCGCCATATCAGGATTATCCCTAATCGTTGTGGTGTGGTTATCTATTATTGCTTGGAAACACATTGGTTATATAAAAGAAATAAAACCATTAGCTGTGATTAGTATCAGTTTTTTATTAATTCAAGCCCTTATAGGTGCTGCTGCTGTAATTTGGCAACAAAACGGCTATATTTTAGCATTACACTTTGGTATTTCATTGGTTAGTTTTTCTTCAGTTTTCGTCATGACTTTAATTATCTTTGAAGTTGATCGCAAATACGAAGCCGACGAATTATATATTAGAAAACCATTACGATCTTTAACATGGATTATGACAGGCATTGTATATTTAACAATTTATACCGGTGCGCTCGTGAGACATAAAAAAGCAAGCCTTGCCTATGGTGAATGGCCACTGCCATTTCACGATATCATACCTCATACTGAGGGAGATTGGATTAACTTCATCCATAGAGGTATGGCCTTAATTACTTTTATTTGGATATTATTAACATTTATACATGCACTTAACAATTATCACAAAAACAGAACCATACGTTACGGTTATACTACTGCATTTATACTAATTATTTTGCAAGTAACCACTGGTGCATTATCAGTAATTACACATGTAAACTTAATCATTGCTTTACTACATGCTTTAATTATTACTATCTTGTTTGGCTTAATCACCTACTTTATCGTATTAATGTTACGAACAATACGTAGTGGTGGCTAA
- a CDS encoding DUF420 domain-containing protein codes for MNLPILPTISTTFIVLSAILVAIGWRKIWKRNIEGHKRVMLTAAVAALLFFTIYASRTVFIGNTAFGGPDSIKIYYTIFLVFHINLATIGGILGLVQIITAFKDKFNIHRKVGPIASIIWFFTAITGVAVYVLLYVLYPGGETTSLIKATLGL; via the coding sequence ATGAATTTACCTATTTTACCTACAATTAGTACAACCTTTATTGTATTAAGTGCAATTTTAGTTGCTATAGGTTGGCGCAAAATTTGGAAACGAAACATCGAAGGGCACAAAAGAGTAATGTTGACTGCTGCAGTAGCAGCACTATTATTCTTTACTATTTACGCTTCCAGAACTGTATTTATTGGGAATACTGCTTTTGGTGGCCCAGACTCAATTAAAATTTATTATACGATATTTTTAGTGTTTCATATAAATTTGGCTACAATTGGCGGAATTCTCGGTTTAGTACAAATTATTACTGCGTTTAAAGATAAGTTTAATATTCATAGAAAAGTAGGCCCTATTGCTTCTATAATTTGGTTCTTCACTGCGATTACTGGAGTTGCAGTTTATGTATTACTTTATGTTTTATATCCAGGTGGAGAAACAACATCACTAATTAAAGCAACATTAGGTTTATAA
- a CDS encoding ATP-binding cassette domain-containing protein, with the protein MEHISIKGARQNNLKNISVDIPKHKITVFTGRSGSGKSSLVFNTLAAESERLLNETYSSYIQHQLTQYEKPKVDLISNLPVAMIINQKRLGGNSRSTVGTITDIYASVRLLWSRIGEPFVGYSDIFSFNNTKGMCETCSGLGYVEDIDLNELLDYDKSLNEDAINFPSFRPDSWRGKRYLYSGIFDNDKKLKDYTKDEMDTLLYTKPKKLKNPPNNWPKTAKFEGLVHRFRRSFLLNDNFEKNKFKQDVERVVTQSNCPTCHGKRLNQEVLRCKINNLDIADFTNLSINDAIEFLKTINNDKAKVIKAPLIEQLEALRDIGLNYLTLSRPTPTLSGGESQRIKLIRHLNSPLSDLVYIIDEPSIGLHPEDIQRINELIQSLRSKGNTVLVVEHDPDVIQTADYVIDLGPKAGKQGGNITFTGSYDELLSSDTSTGEALRTPKHLKSSLRPIYETIELSHLTRNNLKDITVTFPKQAMSVITGVAGSGKSSLINSGFASRKDVTYITQKAAHASSRSNLLTFMNIFDEVRAFFSEYTGLKKSMFSYNSEGACPQCHGKGVLKTELAFMPDFTQVCDLCNGTRYNPKVLEATINNYSIADILALTVDEAVDYFSDYDNIMRALNALKSTGLNYMILGQSLSTLSGGETQRAKLSKHLIEKVEDHIFIFDEPTTGLHENDIHILLNCFDKLIAANNTIILIEHNLTVITQADWIVDIGPYAGEQGGNLLFEGRPKDLLAQSNSLTAKHLKNYIKTSLI; encoded by the coding sequence TTGGAACATATTAGCATTAAAGGTGCAAGACAAAATAATCTAAAAAATATTTCAGTTGATATTCCCAAACATAAAATAACTGTTTTTACTGGGAGATCAGGTTCAGGAAAATCTTCTCTTGTGTTTAACACTTTAGCTGCTGAATCCGAAAGATTATTAAATGAAACTTATTCTTCTTACATACAGCATCAATTAACTCAATATGAAAAACCTAAAGTAGATTTAATATCCAACTTGCCAGTCGCAATGATTATTAATCAAAAAAGGCTTGGTGGCAATTCAAGATCGACAGTAGGTACTATTACAGATATATATGCTTCCGTAAGATTACTGTGGTCACGCATAGGTGAGCCTTTTGTAGGGTATTCAGATATTTTTTCTTTTAATAATACAAAAGGAATGTGTGAAACATGCTCTGGATTGGGGTACGTTGAAGATATAGATTTAAATGAACTGCTAGATTACGACAAGTCTTTAAATGAAGATGCTATAAACTTTCCGTCATTCAGACCTGATAGTTGGCGTGGAAAAAGATATTTATATTCAGGAATTTTTGATAATGACAAAAAACTAAAAGATTATACTAAAGATGAAATGGATACACTACTATATACAAAACCAAAAAAGCTTAAAAATCCGCCAAATAATTGGCCAAAAACCGCAAAATTTGAAGGTTTGGTCCATCGTTTCAGACGATCTTTTTTATTAAATGACAACTTCGAGAAAAATAAATTCAAACAAGACGTGGAACGTGTTGTTACGCAATCTAACTGCCCTACTTGTCATGGTAAAAGACTAAATCAAGAAGTTTTACGTTGTAAAATAAACAACCTAGATATTGCAGATTTCACTAATTTATCTATAAATGATGCAATTGAATTTCTTAAAACCATTAATAATGACAAAGCAAAGGTTATCAAAGCACCGTTAATTGAGCAACTTGAAGCTCTAAGAGACATTGGATTAAATTATTTAACATTATCACGACCTACGCCAACACTCTCAGGTGGAGAGTCTCAACGTATAAAATTGATTAGACACTTGAACAGCCCACTGAGTGATTTAGTGTACATTATAGATGAGCCTAGTATCGGTTTACATCCAGAAGACATTCAACGTATAAACGAACTCATTCAATCTTTAAGGTCTAAAGGTAATACCGTCCTTGTCGTTGAACACGATCCAGACGTTATCCAGACTGCTGATTATGTCATCGATTTAGGACCAAAAGCTGGTAAACAAGGTGGCAATATAACATTTACTGGTAGTTACGATGAATTACTATCCTCCGATACAAGTACGGGAGAAGCGCTAAGAACTCCAAAGCATCTAAAAAGTAGCCTGAGGCCTATATATGAAACAATTGAATTATCTCATTTAACTCGCAATAATTTAAAAGATATAACTGTCACTTTTCCTAAACAAGCTATGTCAGTAATTACAGGAGTGGCCGGTTCTGGAAAAAGTTCATTAATAAATTCTGGTTTTGCGTCACGGAAAGATGTCACTTATATTACCCAAAAAGCAGCACATGCTTCTAGCAGATCCAACTTACTAACTTTTATGAATATTTTTGATGAAGTTCGCGCATTTTTTAGTGAATATACTGGCTTGAAAAAAAGCATGTTTAGTTATAATTCAGAAGGTGCTTGTCCACAATGTCATGGTAAAGGTGTATTAAAAACAGAACTTGCTTTTATGCCTGATTTTACACAGGTTTGTGATTTATGTAATGGTACTCGATACAACCCTAAAGTTTTAGAAGCAACTATTAATAATTATTCAATCGCAGACATTCTTGCTTTAACAGTAGATGAAGCAGTCGACTATTTTAGTGACTATGATAATATCATGCGAGCACTCAATGCTTTAAAATCCACTGGATTGAATTATATGATATTAGGTCAATCACTGAGTACATTATCTGGCGGAGAGACGCAACGTGCTAAATTAAGTAAACACCTTATCGAAAAAGTTGAAGATCACATTTTTATTTTTGATGAACCAACTACTGGTTTGCATGAAAATGACATCCATATATTATTGAATTGTTTCGATAAGCTGATTGCTGCAAACAATACAATAATATTAATTGAACATAATTTAACAGTAATAACTCAAGCGGATTGGATTGTAGATATTGGCCCTTATGCTGGCGAACAAGGTGGCAACCTACTATTTGAAGGTAGACCAAAAGATCTACTTGCGCAATCAAATTCTTTAACCGCTAAACATTTAAAAAATTATATAAAAACTTCATTGATATAA
- a CDS encoding YlaN family protein — translation MVKSQKLNNAAYDQLNKDADRILQLIKVQMDNLTLPQCPLYEEVLDTQMFGLQKEVDFAIQLELIDKEVGKDLMLRLEKELSKLHDAFTNV, via the coding sequence ATGGTAAAAAGCCAAAAACTAAATAATGCGGCATATGACCAGTTAAATAAAGATGCTGATAGGATTTTACAATTGATTAAAGTTCAAATGGACAATCTTACTTTACCTCAATGCCCATTATATGAAGAAGTCTTAGACACTCAAATGTTTGGATTACAAAAGGAAGTTGATTTTGCTATTCAGCTAGAGTTAATTGATAAAGAAGTAGGAAAAGATTTGATGCTTCGTTTAGAAAAAGAATTGTCTAAACTTCATGATGCTTTTACAAACGTATAA
- the cyoE gene encoding heme o synthase: MNKDQTLSQSSSRVTYKELQQIIKMGLVQGNLIPAFAGSWLAIVLANHSFLSSIPQIIMMLLGSTLIMGGACALNNYYDQDIDSIMPSKQKRPTVNDRISDRSLLILSFGMMLIGEALLFALNIPSGVIGLLGIVGYVSFYSIWAKRHTVWNTVIGSFPGAVPPLIGWTAIEGHLSLTAIALFLVVFCWQPVHFYALAIKRQDEYSLANIPMLPSVKGFNRTRVSMFIWLVFLLPLPFLFRDLGITFMILATLLNLGWLYMGLTSFKKGTDNTKWATKMFIYSLNYLVVFFVLTVIVSLIEMF, from the coding sequence ATGAACAAAGATCAAACTTTGTCACAATCTTCGAGCCGTGTAACTTATAAAGAGTTACAGCAAATTATAAAAATGGGGCTTGTACAGGGCAACTTAATTCCTGCATTTGCGGGTTCATGGCTTGCTATTGTATTGGCAAATCATTCCTTCCTCTCGTCAATACCTCAAATCATTATGATGCTATTAGGGTCAACTTTAATTATGGGCGGTGCATGTGCACTTAATAATTATTATGACCAAGATATTGACAGCATTATGCCTAGCAAACAAAAGAGACCAACTGTAAATGACAGAATTTCTGACAGAAGTCTATTGATCCTTAGTTTTGGGATGATGCTAATTGGAGAGGCATTATTGTTTGCACTTAATATACCTTCAGGTGTAATCGGATTATTAGGTATTGTTGGCTATGTATCTTTTTATTCTATTTGGGCAAAGCGCCATACAGTATGGAATACTGTAATTGGTAGTTTTCCTGGAGCTGTACCACCGTTAATTGGTTGGACTGCTATTGAAGGTCATTTAAGTTTAACAGCCATTGCATTATTTTTAGTTGTCTTTTGTTGGCAACCAGTACACTTTTATGCCTTAGCGATTAAACGTCAGGACGAATATTCACTAGCGAACATTCCTATGTTACCTTCAGTTAAAGGGTTTAATCGAACAAGAGTAAGTATGTTTATTTGGTTAGTATTTTTACTGCCTTTACCATTTTTATTTAGAGATTTAGGTATTACATTTATGATACTTGCTACACTATTAAACTTAGGTTGGTTATACATGGGGTTAACAAGTTTTAAAAAAGGAACTGATAATACTAAATGGGCAACTAAAATGTTTATTTATTCATTAAACTATTTAGTAGTATTTTTTGTATTAACAGTAATCGTTTCTCTAATCGAAATGTTTTAA
- the ftsW gene encoding cell division peptidoglycan polymerase FtsW, giving the protein MKIIRQILRHVGKYAKYIDYPLVVTYILLCMVGLVMVYSASMVAATKGTLTGGIPVSGTYFYSRQLLYVVMSFGIVFFMAFFLNVKFLEQTKFQKWMMLIIVGLLCATLVIGSNINGSKSWINLGFMNLQASELLKIALILYIPYMIEKKRPRVFKQPKLLTSPIVLAAFCIGLVLLQKDVGQTLLIIIIFFSILFYAGIGVEKTVKYLLVVIIGVVVIGGLALIFGLVPHYLTARFSTLISPFSNESGTGYHISNSLLAIGNGGLFGRGLGNSIMKLGYLPEPHTDFIFSIICEELGLLGGLFVICLLFFIVYRAFQLANKTSSYFYKLVCVGIASYIGSQTFVNLGGVSGTIPLTGVPLPFISFGGSSMISLSIAMGLLLITAKQIKIDEQYKKEYNNIRSVQSNRRR; this is encoded by the coding sequence ATGAAAATTATTAGGCAAATACTACGGCATGTAGGAAAATATGCAAAGTACATTGACTATCCATTAGTTGTTACATATATTTTGTTATGTATGGTCGGCTTAGTAATGGTCTATAGTGCGAGTATGGTTGCAGCTACGAAAGGCACATTAACTGGTGGAATACCGGTTTCAGGTACTTATTTTTATTCTAGACAATTACTATACGTTGTTATGAGTTTTGGAATCGTGTTCTTTATGGCATTTTTCCTAAATGTTAAATTTTTGGAGCAAACGAAATTTCAAAAATGGATGATGCTAATTATAGTAGGATTACTATGTGCAACGCTTGTTATAGGTAGCAATATCAATGGTTCTAAAAGTTGGATCAATTTAGGCTTTATGAATTTACAAGCCTCTGAACTTTTGAAAATCGCATTGATTCTTTACATACCTTATATGATTGAAAAGAAAAGACCACGTGTTTTTAAGCAACCTAAATTGTTAACTTCGCCGATAGTGCTAGCAGCATTTTGTATTGGTTTAGTATTGTTACAAAAAGATGTTGGTCAAACGCTACTTATCATTATCATTTTCTTTTCGATACTGTTTTACGCAGGTATTGGAGTTGAAAAAACTGTTAAATACTTACTTGTAGTTATTATAGGCGTGGTTGTAATCGGTGGATTAGCATTGATATTTGGCTTAGTCCCACATTATTTAACTGCACGTTTTAGTACATTAATAAGTCCATTTAGTAACGAATCTGGTACAGGCTATCATATTTCTAATTCATTACTCGCGATTGGTAATGGTGGGCTATTTGGCAGAGGATTAGGTAACAGTATTATGAAATTAGGTTATTTACCTGAACCACACACAGACTTTATATTCTCCATTATTTGCGAAGAATTAGGATTGTTAGGCGGATTATTCGTAATATGTTTATTATTCTTTATCGTATACAGAGCCTTCCAACTTGCTAATAAAACATCTTCATATTTCTATAAATTGGTATGTGTTGGTATCGCCAGTTATATTGGGAGCCAAACATTTGTCAATTTAGGTGGTGTCTCTGGTACTATTCCTCTTACAGGTGTACCGTTACCATTTATTAGTTTTGGTGGGTCTTCCATGATTAGTTTAAGTATTGCGATGGGCTTATTACTTATAACAGCAAAACAAATTAAAATCGATGAACAGTATAAAAAAGAATACAATAATATTCGATCAGTACAATCTAATAGACGTAGATAA
- a CDS encoding pyruvate carboxylase has product MKNINKLLVANRGEIAIRIFRAATELDIKTVAIYSNEDKGSLHRYKADESYLVGEDLGPAESYLNIERILDVAKRAEVDAIHPGYGFLSENETFARRCKEEGIKFIGPRLEHLDMFGDKVKARETAIKADLPVIPGTDGPVESFEAAKSFAEEANYPLMIKATSGGGGKGMRIVRNSDELEDAFYRAKSEAEKSFGNSEVYIERYIDNPKHIEVQIIGDEHGNIVHLYERDCSVQRRHQKVVEVAPSVGLTNEMRERICDAAVDLSNKIDYVNAGTVEFLVSDDEFFFIEVNPRVQVEHTITEMITGIDIVKTQILIADGELLFGERVNMPHQEDIKTLGYAVQCRITTEDPSNDFMPDSGRIIAYRSSGGFGVRLDAGDGFQGAEISPYYDSLLVKLSTHGLNFKQAQEKMDRSLQEMRIRGVKTNVQFLKNVIRNPQFISGDYTTKFIENTPELFEIKSSLDRGTKTLEYIGNITVNGFPNVEKRPKPEYEFTPTPKVSEKEIAQLSGTKQLLDENGPKAVADWLKQQDDILITDTTFRDAHQSLLATRVRTNDMVNIASKTAQVMKDNFSLEMWGGATFDVAYNFLKENPWERLERLRKAIPNVLFQMLLRASNAVGYKNYPDNVIKKFVKESANAGIDVFRIFDSLNWVDQMKVANEAVQEAGKISEGTICYTGDILNPERSNIYTLEYYVNMAKTLEREGFHILAIKDMAGLLKPKAAFELVSELKSVVDIPIHLHTHDTSGNGLLLYKQAIDAGVDVIDTAVASMSGLTSQPSANSLYYALNGFPRDMRADIEGMESLSQYWGTVRQYYSDFESDIKSPNTEIYKHEMPGGQYSNLHQQAKSLGLGNRYNEVKDMYRRVNFLFGDIVKVTPSSKIVGDMALYMVQNDLDEEKVIKDGHKLDFPASVVSFFKGDIGQPVDGFNKELQKVVLKGEDPLEDRPGEYLDSVDFESVRAELEEKQEKEVTEQDIISYVLYPKVYEQYMLTQEQYGNVSLLDTPTFFFGMRNNETVEIEIDTGKRLIITLKAITEPDEKGVRTIFYDMNGQARRIYIQDENVKANVSVKPKADKLNPNHIGAQMPGSVTEVKTAEGENVKSGQALLITEAMKMETTIQAPFDGVVTKLTVQSGDAIETGDLLIEIEKEPVD; this is encoded by the coding sequence TTGAAAAACATAAATAAATTACTTGTAGCTAATCGTGGGGAAATCGCAATTAGAATTTTTAGGGCGGCTACTGAATTAGATATTAAAACAGTTGCTATATATTCCAATGAAGATAAAGGATCTTTACATAGATATAAAGCTGATGAATCATACTTAGTCGGAGAAGATTTAGGGCCGGCAGAAAGTTATTTAAATATAGAAAGAATTTTAGATGTAGCAAAACGTGCTGAAGTAGATGCAATCCATCCGGGTTATGGATTTTTGAGTGAAAATGAAACTTTTGCACGTCGTTGTAAAGAAGAAGGAATTAAATTTATTGGTCCACGTCTTGAACATTTAGATATGTTCGGTGACAAAGTTAAGGCAAGAGAAACGGCTATTAAAGCTGATTTGCCAGTGATTCCGGGAACAGATGGTCCGGTAGAAAGTTTTGAAGCAGCAAAATCATTTGCTGAAGAAGCGAACTACCCGCTTATGATTAAAGCTACTAGTGGTGGTGGCGGTAAAGGTATGCGTATAGTACGTAATTCGGATGAATTGGAAGATGCTTTCTATCGAGCTAAATCAGAAGCAGAAAAATCTTTTGGTAATAGTGAAGTTTATATTGAACGATATATTGATAATCCCAAGCATATCGAAGTACAAATTATTGGTGATGAACACGGAAATATCGTTCATTTATATGAACGTGATTGTTCAGTCCAAAGAAGACACCAAAAAGTAGTAGAGGTTGCACCATCTGTAGGTCTTACAAATGAAATGAGAGAACGAATATGCGATGCTGCGGTTGATTTGTCGAATAAGATCGACTATGTAAACGCAGGAACAGTAGAATTTTTAGTTTCTGATGATGAATTTTTCTTTATCGAGGTAAACCCTCGTGTCCAAGTTGAACATACAATTACTGAAATGATTACAGGTATTGATATCGTAAAGACTCAAATTTTAATAGCAGATGGCGAACTACTATTTGGCGAACGTGTAAATATGCCGCACCAAGAAGATATTAAAACACTAGGTTATGCAGTACAATGCCGTATTACTACTGAGGATCCATCAAATGACTTTATGCCAGATTCAGGACGTATCATCGCATACCGTTCCAGTGGTGGCTTTGGTGTACGTTTGGATGCTGGTGATGGATTCCAAGGTGCAGAAATTTCACCATATTACGATTCATTATTAGTTAAATTATCTACTCATGGTTTAAACTTTAAGCAAGCACAAGAAAAAATGGACCGTTCGTTACAAGAGATGCGTATTAGAGGCGTAAAAACAAACGTCCAATTTTTGAAAAATGTAATACGTAATCCTCAATTTATTTCCGGTGATTATACAACTAAATTTATAGAAAACACACCTGAGCTTTTTGAAATTAAGTCAAGTTTAGACAGAGGTACGAAGACTTTAGAATATATCGGTAATATTACGGTTAATGGTTTTCCAAATGTGGAGAAAAGACCTAAACCAGAATATGAGTTTACACCAACACCAAAAGTTAGTGAAAAGGAAATTGCGCAGTTGTCTGGTACAAAACAATTGTTAGATGAAAATGGTCCTAAAGCAGTAGCAGATTGGCTAAAACAGCAAGACGATATTTTAATTACAGATACTACGTTCAGAGATGCGCATCAGTCGTTATTAGCAACTAGAGTTCGTACCAATGATATGGTGAATATAGCCTCTAAAACTGCACAAGTAATGAAAGATAATTTTTCACTTGAAATGTGGGGAGGAGCTACATTCGATGTTGCCTATAACTTTTTGAAAGAAAATCCATGGGAACGTTTGGAAAGACTACGTAAAGCAATACCTAATGTATTGTTCCAAATGTTATTACGTGCTTCAAATGCTGTTGGTTATAAAAACTACCCAGACAATGTGATTAAAAAGTTTGTGAAAGAAAGCGCTAATGCTGGTATTGATGTATTCCGTATTTTCGATTCACTAAACTGGGTAGATCAAATGAAAGTAGCCAACGAAGCGGTTCAAGAAGCTGGTAAAATTTCAGAAGGTACAATTTGTTATACAGGAGATATTTTGAATCCAGAGCGTTCGAATATTTATACGCTGGAATACTATGTAAATATGGCTAAGACATTAGAACGTGAAGGGTTCCATATTTTAGCAATTAAAGACATGGCCGGTTTATTAAAACCAAAAGCAGCTTTTGAGCTTGTTTCTGAATTGAAATCTGTAGTGGATATTCCAATTCATTTGCATACACATGATACAAGTGGCAACGGTTTACTACTATATAAACAAGCTATTGATGCAGGCGTAGACGTTATAGATACTGCAGTAGCATCAATGAGTGGTTTAACAAGTCAACCAAGTGCTAACTCTTTATACTATGCACTTAATGGTTTCCCACGCGACATGCGTGCGGACATTGAAGGTATGGAAAGTTTATCTCAATATTGGGGCACAGTTAGACAATACTACAGTGATTTTGAGAGTGATATTAAATCACCTAATACTGAAATTTATAAACATGAGATGCCAGGTGGTCAATATTCTAACTTGCATCAACAAGCCAAAAGTTTAGGCTTAGGTAATAGATACAACGAAGTTAAAGACATGTATCGCAGAGTTAATTTCTTGTTCGGTGACATTGTTAAGGTTACGCCTTCATCCAAGATAGTCGGCGACATGGCATTGTACATGGTACAAAATGATTTAGATGAAGAAAAGGTTATTAAAGATGGACATAAATTAGATTTCCCAGCATCAGTAGTATCATTCTTTAAAGGAGATATCGGCCAACCCGTAGATGGATTTAATAAAGAATTACAAAAAGTGGTCTTAAAAGGTGAGGATCCTTTAGAAGATAGACCCGGTGAGTATTTAGATTCAGTCGACTTTGAAAGTGTCAGAGCCGAACTTGAAGAAAAGCAAGAAAAAGAAGTTACGGAACAAGATATTATAAGTTATGTCTTGTACCCAAAAGTTTATGAACAATATATGTTAACTCAAGAACAATATGGTAATGTATCATTATTGGACACACCAACATTCTTCTTTGGAATGCGCAATAATGAAACGGTTGAGATTGAAATAGACACTGGCAAGCGACTTATTATTACACTAAAAGCTATTACAGAACCTGATGAGAAAGGTGTACGTACGATTTTCTACGATATGAATGGTCAAGCTCGTAGAATTTATATTCAAGACGAAAATGTTAAAGCTAATGTGAGTGTTAAACCTAAAGCAGATAAATTAAATCCTAACCATATCGGAGCACAAATGCCGGGTTCTGTTACTGAGGTAAAAACTGCTGAAGGTGAAAATGTGAAGAGTGGACAAGCTTTATTAATTACTGAAGCTATGAAAATGGAAACGACAATTCAAGCGCCATTTGATGGCGTGGTCACTAAATTAACTGTACAAAGTGGAGATGCCATAGAAACTGGAGATTTATTAATCGAAATTGAAAAAGAACCAGTCGATTAA